The Etheostoma cragini isolate CJK2018 chromosome 15, CSU_Ecrag_1.0, whole genome shotgun sequence genome window below encodes:
- the LOC117958034 gene encoding cytochrome b-c1 complex subunit 2, mitochondrial produces MRGIRALNNLPKRCYAAARRSEALTEHLTGLAPSSAALLPTQNVQVSKLPSGLVVASLENNSPLSSVGVFVKAGCRYETVENQGVSHVLRLAANLTTKGASAFKICRGVEALGGSLSVTSSRETTVYTADCLRDHLDLLFEFLVDVTTAQDFRPWEVDDLTSRVKIDKALAQQCPQIGVIEKLHEAAYKNALSNSLYCPDYMVGRVSATQLQSFVEDHFTTGRMALVGLGVQHSVLRQMAEGLLSVHSGAGAPVAKAVYRGGELRVQNNDDLVHALITSEGGVLGSADANAFSVLQRILGAGPHVKRGSNITSKLSQGIAKATTQPFDATAFNASYSDSGLFGVYTIAQADSAGDVIKAAIAQVRGVAEGNVSEADISRAKNQVKSEYLMSIESSEGLMEEIGAQALTTAAYQLPHAVLQAIDAVTQDDVVKAAKQFVDGKKTMAASGHLVNTPFVDEV; encoded by the exons GTGTCCAAGCTTCCAAGCGGTCTGGTGGTAGCATCGCTGGAGAACAATTCCCCTCTGTCcagtgttggtgtgtttgtaaAAGCTGGGTGTCGCTATGAGACGGTGGAAAACCAGGGCGTCTCTCATGTGCTTCGACTGGCAGCAAACCTG aCTACTAAGGGTGCGTCTGCCTTCAAGATCTGTCGTGGTGTGGAAGCACTGGGGGGCAGCCTGAG TGTGACATCATCAAGAGAGACCACCGTCTACACTGCAGACTGCTTGAGAGATCACCT agattTATTATTTGAGTTTTTGGTCGACGTGACTACAGCTCAGGACTTCCGGCCATGGGAGGTGGACGATCTGACGTCCAGGGTGAAGATTGACAAGGCTCTGGCTCAGCAGTGTCCTCAAATAG GTGTAATTGAGAAGTTGCATGAAGCAGCGTACAAAAACGCCCTGTCCAACTCTCTGTACTGCCCTGACTACATGGTTGGTCGTGTCTCTGCTACACAG CTGCAGTCATTTGTTGAGGACCACTTCACCACTGGCAGAATGGCTCTTGTAGGACTGG GTGTACAGCACTCCGTCCTGAGGCAAATGGCCGAGGGGCTCCTTAGTGTCCACAGCGGGGCTGGAGCACCTGTGGCTAAGGCTGTGTACCGTGGAG GTGAGCTGCGGGTGCAAAACAATGATGACCTGGTCCACGCACTGATTACCAGTGAGGGTGGTGTGTTAGGTAGCGCAGATGCTAATGCCTTCAGTGTGCTGCAAAGGATTCTTGGAGCTGGGCCACATGTAAAGAGGGGCTCCAACATTACCAGCAAACTGAGCCAGGGTATTGCCAAAGCTACCACACAGCCCTTTGAT GCCACAGCCTTCAATGCCTCGTACTCTGACTCCGGCCTGTTTGGCGTCTATACCATTGCACAAGCTGACTCTGCAGGAGAC GTGATCAAAGCTGCCATTGCTCAAGTGAGAGGTGTGGCTGAGGGAAACGTATCAGAAGCTGACATCAGCAGAGCAAA GAACCAGGTAAAATCAGAGTACCTGATGTCAATAGAGAGCTCAGAGGGACTGATGGAGGAGATCGGTGCTCAAGCTCTGACCACTGCAGCATACCAGCTCCCTCATGCTGTTCTCCAGGCTATAGATGCTGTCACCCAGGATGATGTGGTCAAG GCTGCAAAACAATTTGTGGATGGCAAGAAGACCATGGCAGCTAGTGGACACCTGGTGAATACACCGTTTGTGGATGAAGTATGA